The genome window CGGCGTGTCCATCCAGAAGTAGAATCGAGGCCGTGCTCAGCCGGCGCAGTACGGCGATGACCGAGGCGCTGGGTGCCGTGGCCCCCGGCCGCCCCCTTCGAGAGGGCCTCGATCGCATCCTCCAGGCCAACATGGGCGCCCTCATCGTGGTGGGCGACGGGCCCGAGGTCCTGGCCATCTGCTCGGGCGGGTTCCTCCTCGACGCCGAGTTCAGCCCCCAGCGGCTGTCCGAGCTGGCCAAGATGGACGGCGCCATCATCCTCGCGTCGGATGCCAGCCGCATCGCCCGGGCCAACGTGCACCTGGTGCCGAACCCCAACGTGCCCACGTCGGAGACCGGGACCCGGCACCGCACGGCCGAACGGGTCGCCCGGTCCGTCGACGTGCCGGTGATCTCGGTGTCCGAGGACATGTCGATCATCGCCGTGTACCGCCACGACAACAAGCATCCGCTGGAGCCGGTCCCCCGCCTCGTCACCCGGGCCAATCAGGCCCTCCAGACGCTCGAGCGCTACAAGACCCGCCTCGATGCGGTGAGCGGCGCGCTCTCCGCCCTGGAGGTGGAAGACCTCGTCACCGTCCGCGACGTCGTCACCGTCCTCCAGCGGGCCGAGATGGTGGGCCGCATCGCCGAGGAGATCAACGGCTACATCGTCGAGCTCGGAACCGACGGCCGCCTGGTCCTGCTCCAGCTCGAGGAGCTGATGGGCGGCGTGGCCGACGACCGCCGGCTGGTGATCCAGGACTACTTCCAGGACCGTCTCCAGTGGAAGCTGGAGAAGGCCCTGGAGGCGCTGTCCAGCCTGACCACCGAGGATCTCCTCGACCTCAAGGCCGTGGTCGGCGTGCTGCACCTGCCCATCGACGCCACCGAGCTGGAGGCCGGCATGCAGCCGCGCGGCTACCGGCTCCTGTCGAAGATCCCCCGCCTCCCCGACGTGATCATCGAGAACATCGTGACCCGCTTCGGCAGCCTCCAGAAGGTCCTGCGGGCCAGCATCGAGGAGCTCGACGACGTCGAGGGCGTCGGCGAGGTCCGGGCCCGGGCCATCAAGGAAGGCCTGGCCCGCCTGGCCGAGACGTCCATCCTCGACCGCTACGCATGACGGGTCGACGCCGCCGGGACCGCCTGTGGTGAGCCGCATCACGCTGCCCTCGGGGACGCCCGCTGAGCTGGCCCGGCCCTCGGCGGAGCCGTCCCGGGGGTTGGTGATCGCCCCCGACATCATGGGGCTTCGCCCCCTCTTCGACGACATGTGCGCGCGCCTGGCCCATGAGCACGGCTGGGCCGTCTGCGCGCCGGAGCCCTTCCCCGGGCGCGAGCACCTGCCGATGGACAAGCGCGAGATCGGGTCGAACGACGACGACCGGGTGCTCGGCGATCTGGTGGACGCCGCCGACCTGCTCGGGGTGGAGCCGGTGGCCGTCCTCGGGTTCTGCCAGGGCGGCATGTGGGCGTTCAAGGCCGCCGGCACGGGTCGGTTCGACAAGGCGGCCGCGTTCTACGGCCTGGTGCGGGTCCCGTGGGCCCGCCCCGGCCATGCCCAGCCGCTGGAGTGGCTCACCCGGCCGGGAGCGGCACCGGTGCTGGCAATCGCCGGCGGGCGGGACCAGCTGGTGCCCGCGGACCAGGTCGACGAGTTGCGGGCGGTGCCAGGCGTCGAGGTGGTCTTCTACCCCGATGCCGAACACGGGTTCGCCCACGATCCGGCCCGCCCCAGCCACCGGGCCGACGACGCGGCCGACGCCTGGCGCCGGGTCTTGGCCTTCCTGGCCTGATCCCGTCCTGCTCGACGGGGCCGCTCCCCGCCGGGGCTCGTGGCGGTCCTGTACGAAGCGGTCGGCTTGTCCGCTCCGGGCAGATCCCGGTACCCTTGTGGTATCCCCCCCTCGTCTCCCCCTCAGGAGAGATATGCCTGAAACTGCGTTCGATGTCGGTGACAAGGTCGTCTATCCACACCACGGGGCGGCGGTGATCGAGAAGCGAGAGCAGAAGGAAGTCTTCGGTGAGACCAGGGAGTACCTGGTCCTCAAGCTGGCCTACGGCGACCTCACCCTCATGGTGCCGTGCGACAACACCGACGAGGTCGGCCTGCGCGAGGTCATCAACGACGAAGAGGTCGAGGAGGTGTTCGCCGTCCTTCGCAAGAAGGAGGCGCGCATGCCCACCAACTGGTCGCGCCGCTACAAGAACCACGTCGAGAAGCTGAAGTCGGGCGACATCTACCAGGTGGCCGAAGTCGTGCGGAACCTCTCGATCCGCGACAAGGACAAGGGGCTGTCGGCCGGCGAGAAGCGGATGCTCACCCGCGCCCGCCAGATCCTCGTGTCCGAGCTGACCTTCGCCATCGGCGTTTCCGAGGAAGAGGCCGAGCAGAAGCTCAACGAAGCGCTGCCGTAGACCGGGCGTCCGATCAGGCGCACACGGTTCAGGCGCACCCCGGGCAGGCCGATACCTACTCGGTGTTCGTAGAGGTCGTCCGGCTCTTCATCGTGCTGCTGGCAACGGCGGCCGGCTTCGCCATGGGCAAGGGCCCGGAGGCGATGGACGCCGGAAACGGGGCCATTCTCGGGGCCACGCTCGGCGCGTGCATCGGCTACGTGTCCGGCGGTGTGCTCGGGCGGTTGCTCGACCAGGGCATCGGACTGGCCGAGCGGCGGTTCAACCGCACGCCGGCCCACCAGCTCCTGGCCGGCGGTGTCGGCGCCGTCGTGCTCGGCGGCCTGGCCGGCGTCGTCCTCCTTCCCGCCGCCTTCGTCTTCCCCCCCCAGCTGGGATGGTCGGCGGTGGGCCTGGTGGTGTGGGTGGGAGCGTTCCTCGGCTACCGGGTCGGCGCCCGGAAGAGCGACGAGCTGCTGGCCATGGCCGGGCTCTCGTCGCGCCCCCTGCTGCGGACGACGACCTATGGCTCCTCGGAGACGCCGGCTGTGCTGGTCGACGCGACCACGGTCTCCGACGGGCGCCTGCTGGCCCTGGTGCGGGCCGGCTTCCTCCGCGACGCCCTGCTGGTGCCGCGCTTCGTCGTCGACCAGCTCGAGGCCATCGCCGACAGCGAGGACGCGGTGCGCAGCCGCCGGGGCCGGCGCGGGCTGGAGATGCTCGAAGCGCTGCGGCTGCACCCCGACGTGACCCTGCACGTGCTCGAGGACGAGCTGCCCGACCAGGACGACGCCCACGGCAAGCTCGTGGCCCTCGCCCGTCGCTCCCAGAGCTCGCTGCTGACCCTGGACGAGACGCTCCAGCGGGCGGCCGAGCTCCAGGGCGTGCGCTGCCTGAGCCTGCGGCGCCTGGGCGAGGGGATGCGGCCCGTCTACCTGCCGGGCGAGGCGGCCCGCATCGCCATCGTCCGGGAGGGCAAGGAGGCGGGCCAGGGCGTCGGGTTCCTCGACGACGGCACCATGGTCGTGGTGGGCGGCGCACGCGAGCTGATGGGCCAGGAGGTCGAGGTCCGGATCACCAGCAAGGTGGAGACCTCCGTGGGGCGGATGCTCTTCGCATCCGTCGCTTCGGAACCGGAGGTTCCTCAGCGAGTTGATGGTGCTGCGGACGACGGGCATGCCCGTCGTCCTTCGCCCTGACCTCTCGTTCGGGCCGCCAGCCATCGGGGCCGCCTTCGCCGGCGGGCGGTGGCCGGCGGCAACCCCGACCCGGCGGCTCGGCTCTGGGCGATGATGGGGGATGGTGGTCTGGACGGTCGTCGTGGCGGCGGGGGCGGCGACGCGGTTCGGGGGCCCCAAGCAGTACGCCACGCTGGGCGGGCGGCGGGTGCTGGACTGGTCGCTCGACGTGGCCCGGGCGACCAGCGACGGGGTGGTGGTCGTGGTGCCGGCCGGCGAGACGGAGCGGCCGGAGGCGGCCGACGTGGTCGTGGCCGGGGCCGACACCCGCTCGGGCTCGGTCCGCAACGGGCTGGTCGCCGTCCCGGCCGACGCCGACGTGGTCGTGGTGCACGACGCGGCCCGGCCCCTGGCCGGGCCGGCGTTGTTCCGGGCCGCCATCGCGGCCGTACGCGCGGGGGCGCCCGGCGCCGTGTGCGCCGTCCCGGTCACCGACACGCTGAAGAGGGTGAGCGGTTCGACCGTCCTCACCACCGTCGACCGGTCCGCCTTGTGGTCGGTGCAGACGCCCCAGGCCTTCTCTGCTGGCGCCCTGCGGGCCGCCCACGCCGGCGGCGGCGAGGCCACCGACGACGCCGCCCTCCTGGAGGCGGCGGGATCGGAGGTCGTCGTGGTGCCGGGCGACGTCCGCAACCGGAAGCTGACCAGCCCCGAGGATCTCGTCGTGGCGGAGGCGCTCCTCGGCCGCCCGGCGCTCCGTGTGGGGCAGGGCTACGACCTGCACCGCTTCAGTGAGGACCTCGACCGGCCGCTCGTCCTCGGGGGCGTGGTCTTCGAGGGCGAGCGCGGCCTCGCCGGGCACAGCGACGCCGACGTCGTGGCCCACGCCATCGCCGATGCCGTGCTCGGTGCGGCTTGCCTGGGCGACCTCGGGCGCCACTTCCCCGACGACGACCCCGCCTGGGCTGGTGCCGACAGCATCGCCCTGCTGGCCGAGGTGGTGCGGCGGGCGGCGGCGACCGGGTGGCGACCGGCCAACGCCGACTGCACGGTCGTCCTCGAGCGCCCGCGCCTGGCGCCCCGGCGCGACGAGATGCAGGCCTGCCTGGCCGCCGTCCTGGGTGCCCCGGTCAGCGTGAAGGCGGCCACGGCCGAGGGCCTCGGTTCGCTCGGCCGCGGCGAGGGGATCGCCTGCTCGGCCGTCGTCCTGGTGAGCCGGTGACGCCGCCCCGGGGGCGGGGCCCGTCGTCGGCCGGCGGGCCGCCCCGCGGCCGGCGCCGGCCGGTGGCGGGCGCGCCCGTCCGGCGGCGATCGCCGTCCGCCGCGCCGGCCGGTCGCGCCGGGCGGTCGACGCAGCCCTCCGTCGGCGGCGAGCAGGTCGAGGGGCGTCACGCCGTCCGCGAGCTGCTGGCCGCAGGGCGCAGGCGCGTCCGGGAGCTGCTCGTCGCCGACGGGATGGACCCGTCGGCCGTGGTGGCCGAGATCCTCGACCTGGCTGCGGCGGCGCGCGTGCCCGTCCGGCGCGTCAGCCGGGGCCGGCTCGATGCGGCCGCCGCCACCGATGCCCCCCAGGGTGTGCTGGCGAGGGCGGAGCCCCTGCCCGAGGCCGACCTCGACGACCTGGCTCGCACGGCGCAGGGGCGCAGCCCGTTCCTGCTCGCCCTCGACGGGGTGACCGACCCCCACAACCTGGGCGCCCTCCTGCGCACCGCGGAGTGCGCCGGCGTCACCGGCGTCGTGCTGCCGCGCCACCGCGCCGTGCACGTGACCCCCACCGTGGCCAAGGCGGCGGCCGGGGCCATCGAGCACCTGCCGCTCGCCGTGGTGCCCGGCCTGCCGGCGGCCCTCACCCGGCTGCGCCGGGCGGGCGTGTGGACGGTGGGTCTCGACCAGGACGCCGACCAGAGCGTGTACGACCTGGAGCTCGGCGCCGAGCCCGTGGCCCTGGTCCTCGGGGCCGAGGGGAGCGGGCTGTCCCGGCTGGCGCTCCAGCGCTGCGAGGTGGCCGTGCACATCCCCCAGCGGGGATCGCTCCCGTCGCTGAACGTGGCGGCGGCGGCGGCCGTGGCCTGTTTCGAGCTGGCCCGTCGACGGGGCTAGCAGACCCGGAGAACGGGGGGCGGGCGACCGATTTGGTCGTCGGTCGCCGATTTCGCCGCGCCGGTTCACGCCTGGCGCCGGTCTGACCATTGACACCCCGCAGGGCCCTAGTTACAAATGACTAGCCCTACCCGGCTGATCTGCCGCTCAAACCGCACGTTTCGGTCGTTCGACACACCACCGCAGGAGCTGGAGCAATGCGCTGCGACACGCCAGCCATCGAAGCATCCGACGCCGAGCTCGTCGAGCGGTACCACGCCGGCGACACCGACGCCCTGCTGGTCCTGCTCGAGCGCTACCGGCGCTTCGCCGCCGTGCGGGCCCGTACCTACTTCATCGCCGGTGGGGACGCCGACGACATCGAGCAGGAGGGGATGATCGGCCTGTTCAAGGCGGCGCGGGACTTCCGGGGCGACCGGGAGGCGTCGTTCCGGGCCTTCGCCGAGCTGTGCATCACCCGCCAGGTCATCAGCGCCGTGAAGTCGGCCACGCGGCACAAGCACCGCCCCCTCAACCAGTACGTGTCGCTGTCCGGCGTGCGGGGCGGCGACGATGCCGCCGAGCGCTCGGTCGAGGACCTCCTCGACCCCCACGCGGTCACCGATCCGGCCGATGCGGTGGTCTCCAACGAGCGCATGGCCGCCATGCGCCGGTCGATCGACGAGACCCTTTCCGGGCTCGAGGTCGAGGTGCTGCGGCTGTACGTCGAGGGCAAGTCGTACCAGGAGATCAGCGCCCAGTTGGGGCGGCACGTGAAGTCGATCGACAACGCCCTCCAGCGGATCAAGCGCAAGCTCGAGGGCCACCTCAACGAGACGGCGGTGCCGGAGGACCCGGTCCTGGTGTAGCGCCGGTCCGGCCGAGGCCGCCGACGGAGCCCGAGGTGGGAATCGAACCCACGACCTGACGCTTACAAGGCGCCTGCTCTGGCCGTCTGAGCTACTCGGGCGAGCGCCGGTGCAGCGTAGGGCCCGGAGGGTCCTTGAACTGGTGGGAGGAGGCTGGCAGGCTGCCGGGGATGTCCCTCTCCGACCGCGACCGCGCGATCCTCGACTTCGAACGAAAGTGGTGGACCTTGCCCGGACCGAAGGAGTCGGCGATCCGCGAGCATTTGGGCCTGTCGGCGACCCGCTACTACAAGGCCCTCGGCGAGCTCGTCGACTCGCCTGACGCCCTCGGCTACGACCCCCTCGTCGTGCGGCGGCTGCGTCTCCGCCGCGACCTGCGCAGGCGGGCGCGCTACGAGGGGCCGGCCAGCGGGCGTCCCCAGATCCGTTGAGGAACTCCCGCCGCCCCGGCCAGCCCGACGACGGGTCCTTCTCGCGGTCGTCAGGCATGCAGCCCGGCCGCGGCGCGGCGCTGCTCGTGGTCGCCGTGCTGCTCGGCATCGTGCTCCTCAACGCGGCCGACGACGCCCCTCCCGACCGGGTGGCCGCCGGGACGAGCAAGGACGACGGCGAGTCGGAGGTGACCACGTCCACCGGCGTGACGACGACCGTCGTGATCCTGCCTGTGCGCGCGCCGGCCGACGTGAAGGTGATCTCGGCCAACGGCACGGACACCAAGGGGGTGGCCCGCAAGGCCACCGACCAGCTGAAGGCGGTCGGCTACAACGTGCTGTCGCCGACCGACGCCCCCAAGACGGCGGCCAGCGCCGTGTACTTCGCCGGCGACTTCCAGCGGGAGGCAGAGGGCGTGGCCGCCAACCTCGGCCTCCCCCCGACGAGCGTGCAGCCCGTCCCCACCCCGGGGCCGCTCGCCGATCCCCGGGGCGCCGACGTCATCGTGGTCGTCGGTCCGGAGCTGGCCCAGACCCTGGCCCGCCCCACCACCGCAAGCACCACGGCCGGCGCGACCACGACCACCACTGCGGCGCGGACGACCTCCAGCACCACCCGGCCCTGACCGGCCGTCGCCGGCGGCCCCTCAGGCGATGCGGCGGGACGTGGACCACACGTCCACGTCCAGCGTGCCGGGTACCGGAACGCCCGACACTCCCGGCGGCGGTAGCAGCGTGACCGCGTAGCGGCCGGTCGTGCGGGCCGTGACGGTGTCGACCTCGTGGTCGTCGAGGTCGTAGTCCACCCGAGCCCTCGTGGCCAGGGTGCCCTCGAGGGCGAGCCGCCCGCCCGTGTCCGCCGCCGTCCGCCGCACGGGCAGCCGGTAGTCCGTGTCCACCCTGGCCAGCGACTTCCCCGCCGCCACGGCCAGTGCGACGAGGCGGCCGTGCCCGGCGAGGCGCGCGGTCGAGGGCCCCGCGTCGGCCAGCCGCACAGGCCCGTCGACCGCCCACCTGTCCCCGGGCGCCAACGGGCGGGCCGGCGGGGCGGCCGCCCCGGCCGGGAAGATCTCCGACACACCGAGGCCGCCGAGGACGTCGGCGGGGACGCCCTCGATCCGCTGGACCTCGCTCAGCTGGCCGGCCCGGCCGAAGCGGACCACGAAGGTGGCATCCGGCACGCCTTGCTCATGGAGCCGTACCTCCACCCGGGTGCCGTCGGGCCCCGACTCGAGCACGCGGTGGTGGGCGGTCAGCGCCGACGACGTCACCCGGCGCCGGGGCACCTCGTCGCCGATCGACGTGACGGTGACGGCGCGCACCGAGGTCCGGTACACGGCCACCGCCCCGACGGCCGGCCGGTACGAGATGCGAACCGTCCCGGAACCACAGGCGGGCAGCAGGACGAGGGGGACCAACCCGGCGAGCGCCCTGCGCCCCCGACGACGGAGCGTCCACCAGCGGCACTGCCTGGACGCGCTCACCGCCGACCCGCGGCCACCGCACACCTGGGCTGCCCCATCACGGACCCACGATCCCACGAGCGGGCCGGGCCCCATCCCAGCGGTCCGGAAGGGACCGCCCGCCGTGCCCGGGCCCGGGCGACCCATACGGTCACGGGCTACGGTCACCCGAGGTGGCGGACGACGGGCTGTTCGAACGATTCAGGAGCCACCCGCACGCGTCCGGCATCCTGTGCGACTTCGACGGGACCCTGGCACCCATCGTCGACGACCCGGACGCGTCGCGACCTCTTCCCGAGGCGGTCGACCTCCTGCACCGGCTGGCCGCCGTCTACCGCCGGGTCGCGGTCATCTCGGGCCGGCCGGCCGGCTTCCTGGCCGCCCACCTCGAACTGGCCGCCCACAGCCACGGCGGCGCAGCCGGCGACGGCCTGGTGGCCGTGGGCCTGTACGGCCTGGAGCGGGCGGAGGGCGACCGGGTGGACACCGACCCGCGCGTCGAGGAATGGCTGCCGGTGATCGAGGAGGTGGCGGCCCTGGCCGACGCCGAGGCGCCGGAGGGTGTCTTCGTCGAGCGCAAGCGGCTCTCCCTCGCGCTCCACTACCGGACCGCTCCGTCGCACACCGACTGGGCGACCTCGTGGTCCGCCGCCCAGGCGGACCGCACAGGGCTGCTCCGCCACCCGGCCCGGATGTCGGAGGAGCTGCGCCCGCCCCTCCCGGTCGACAAGGGCACGGTCGTGGCCGGGCTGGCCGAAGACCTGGGCGCCGTGTGCTTCCTGGGTGACGACGTCGGCGACGTCCCCGCCTTCGACAGCCTCGACGAGCTGGCTCGCACCCGCCCGATGGCGGCGGTCAAGGTGGCGGTGCGGAGCGAGGAGTCGCCGGAGGCCCTGCTCGACGCCGCCGATCTCGTCGTCGACGGTCCCGAGGGGGTCGTAGACCTGCTCAGGTGTCTGCTCGAGCCGCCGCCGTCGTGACGAGGGCGAGCTGATCGTCCAGCCAGTCCTGGGGTGACCGCCGCCGGGCCGCCTTGCGGAGGATGGCGGCGCGCCCGGCCCGCTCGTCGGGCCCCATGGCCAGGGCCCGCGAGAGGGCGGCGGCGGTACCGGAGACGTCGAACGGGTTGACCGAGATGACACCGTGGGCGAGCACGTCCCACACGCCGGCCTCGGTGCTGAGGGCCAGCACGCCGTCGCGCTCGTTGAGCACGGGGCCCTCCATGGCCACCAGGTTGAGCCCGTCGCGGATGGGGTTCACCAGGAGCACGTCGTAGCGGCGCAGCGCGGCCACCGATCGCGGGAACGAGTCGCTCGTGTCGAGCAGGACGGGCGTCCACGACGGGGTGCCCCAGGTGTTGTTGATGCGCTCGACCAGCGCTTCCATCTCGCTCCGGTAGGCGAGGTACTCGGGAAGGCCGTCGCGTGAGGGGTACACGCACGCCGCGAACACGACACGCTCGCGCCACTTCGGCTCGGCTTCCAAAAGCGCCTCGAAGGCGACGAAACCGCGCAGCAGGTTCTTCGAGAGCTCGATGCGGTCGACCCGCACGATGAGGCGGCAGTCGCCCACCCGTTCCTCGAGCCGGACCAGCTCGGCCGTGGACTCCGGGGACGCGGCGATGGCGGCCAGCGCGTCGGTGTCGATGGCGGCGGGGGACACGTAGGTGGACGGTGTGACGCCCAGCGTTGCTCGCGCGCACGCCTCGAAGGCGGCCGACCACCGGGCCGCATGGAACCCGCTCGCGCCCTGGCTACACATGGCGGAGAGGAGCTCGGCGGCCACCGCGTCGGGGAGCACCCGCAGCGCGGACGGGTCGCAGAACGGCGTGTGCTGGAAGTACCCGGTGTGGAGGTCGGGGCGAAGCGCGGCCAGCACGTCGGCAACCAGCGGCAGCTGGTAGTCGTGCACGAGCACGGTGCCGCCCTCGGGAGCCTCCTCGGCGGCGGCCCGGGCGAAGGCGTGGTTCACCTCCCGGAACGCGGCCCACGCCTCGTGCCAGCGCCGGTCGATCCGGGGCCGGCGGGGGAGGTCGTACAAGCCGTGACTGAGGAACCACAGGGTGCCGTTGGCGATGACGTCGTAGAACTGCTGGTAGGCGGCGGGGTCGATGGCCATGGAGCGCAGCCGGAAGCCTTCGGCCTCCACCACGCCGACGGCCGCCGCCTGGCGATCGGCGTCGCTGATGGCCGCCGCGATCCACGTGGCGCCCGTGCCGGCCACGGCGGGCCCGAGGCTTGAGACGAGGCCGCCGGCGCCCCGCCGGGCGACCAGGGAACCGTCGGGCCCGGTGCTGAAGGACAACGGACCTCGGTTCGAGACGACGACCAGGTCGGGGTGGCCCATGCCGGTGTCACGATACTTGTGTGCCCCACGCCGTCGCCGCCCCCGACAAGTTCCGTGGGACGGCGTCGGCGGCCGAGATCGCCACCGCCGTCGCCCGGGCCTCGCAGCGGTGCGGCTGGACGTGTGACCAGGCCCCCGTGGCCGACGGCGGCGAGGGGACGCTGGAGGCGGTGGGCGGCAACGTGCGGTCGGCGCGCGTCCGGGGACCGCTGGGCGAGACGGTCGAGGCGGAGTGGCGCCTGCTCGCCTCGCCGCCGGGCGGGGCGGCGGGCAGCGGGCCGACGGCGGTGGTGGAGATGGCCCGCGCCACCGGCCTCCACCTGCTGGGCGGGCCCGAGTGGAACGACCCCATGCGGGCGTCGACGGAGGGCGTCGGCGACCTCATCCTCGCCGCCGTGGCGGCCAAGGCCCGGCGGGTCGTCGTCGCCGTGGGCGGGTCGGCGTCCACCGACGGCGGCCTCGGGTGCCTCCAGGCCCTGCACCCCCGCGGCCGGCTGGCCGGCGTCGACCTGGTGGTGGCGTGTGACGTCACCACCACCTTCGTCGACGCGGCCGAGGAGTTCGCGCCGCAGAAGGGGGCCTCACCGGCGCAGGTCGCGCTGCTCCGCCGCCGGCTCGAGCGGCTGGCCCAGGTGTACCTCGACGAGTACGGCGTCGACGTCCGCTCCATTCCCGGGTCGGGAGCGGCAGGGGGGCTGGCCGGTGGCCTGGCCGCCCTGGGCGCGACCCTCCTCCCCGGCTTCGACCTGGTGGCCGACACGATCGAGCTGGCCGAGCGCATCGACGGCGCCGACCTGGTGGTGACGGGCGAGGGGTTTCTCGACGCCCACTCCTTCGCCGGCAAGGCCGTCGGTGGCGTCGTGGAGCTGGCCGAGGAAGCGGGCGTCCCGGTGCTGGTGGTGGTGGGGGAGGCGTTTGCCGACAGCCAGGTGCCGACCGTCTCGCTGGTCGACCGCTTCGGCCGCGAGCGCGCCTTCAACGAGACGCTGGCATGCGTCGAGGCGGCGGTGGTCGAGCACCTCGTGGCGTTACCCTGAGGGGGTGACCGAGCGCGTCCGACGGGCGGGCCAGGTGTGCTGGGCGGCCGTGGGGGTGGCGACGCTCCTGGCTGTGGTGGGCCTGGTGCTGTGGACCGTGCGGGTCATCTTCCCGCCCCTCGTGCTGGCGGGCGCCATCGTGTTCCTGCTCAACCCCGTCGTCACGGGGCTCCAGCGCCGCGGCGTGCCCCGAGCAGCCGGCGCCGGCATCTCGTACCTCGGGGTGATCGGCGTGCTCGTGCTGGCCGGCGCGCTGATCTACCCGATCGCCGCCGACCAGGCTCGGGAGCTGGGCGACGACTGGCCGGAGATCAAGGCCAAGGCCGAGGGCTGGATCGACGACGCGGCCGAGACGTCCGAAGGGACGTTCTTCGAGTTCACCCGCCAGGACCTCGAGGACGCGTTCAACAGCGACAACACCACCTTCCGCCAGCAGCTCGACCAGG of Acidimicrobiales bacterium contains these proteins:
- a CDS encoding glycerate kinase, translating into MPHAVAAPDKFRGTASAAEIATAVARASQRCGWTCDQAPVADGGEGTLEAVGGNVRSARVRGPLGETVEAEWRLLASPPGGAAGSGPTAVVEMARATGLHLLGGPEWNDPMRASTEGVGDLILAAVAAKARRVVVAVGGSASTDGGLGCLQALHPRGRLAGVDLVVACDVTTTFVDAAEEFAPQKGASPAQVALLRRRLERLAQVYLDEYGVDVRSIPGSGAAGGLAGGLAALGATLLPGFDLVADTIELAERIDGADLVVTGEGFLDAHSFAGKAVGGVVELAEEAGVPVLVVVGEAFADSQVPTVSLVDRFGRERAFNETLACVEAAVVEHLVALP